Proteins encoded by one window of Effusibacillus pohliae DSM 22757:
- the mutM gene encoding DNA-formamidopyrimidine glycosylase, translating into MPELPEVETVRRSLQALVAGKTIRDVTVTLPRLIRTPDDAEQFCFQLRGQTVERVGRRGKFLLFEVGPFTMVSHLRMEGRYGLYPATDPVENHTHVIFHFMDGTELRYKDVRQFGTFDLLPKGDLSAIPGLRKIGPEPLEAGFTPKVLHDSLKNRSGKIKALLLDQNLVAGIGNIYADEVLFQAGIHPECAGHKLTREQCERLHRAIVDVLSASVELGGSSVKSYVNGYGKTGGFQYRLQVYGKEKSPCPKCGSLIEKIRVGGRGTHYCPVCQPKQRTTVCRRGCVATVTG; encoded by the coding sequence GTGCCGGAATTGCCGGAAGTGGAGACGGTCAGACGCAGTTTGCAGGCGCTGGTGGCGGGGAAAACGATTCGCGATGTGACCGTTACCCTGCCGCGGCTGATCCGCACGCCGGATGATGCGGAACAATTTTGTTTCCAATTGCGAGGGCAGACGGTTGAGCGGGTGGGGCGGCGCGGCAAATTCCTGCTGTTCGAGGTGGGCCCGTTTACGATGGTGTCCCACTTGCGAATGGAAGGGCGGTACGGGCTGTACCCCGCAACTGATCCGGTGGAGAATCATACGCATGTGATTTTTCATTTTATGGACGGCACGGAGCTGCGCTATAAGGATGTGCGGCAGTTCGGCACGTTCGACCTGCTGCCGAAAGGAGACCTGTCGGCGATCCCAGGGCTCCGCAAAATCGGCCCGGAACCGCTGGAAGCCGGTTTCACGCCAAAAGTCTTGCACGACAGCCTGAAAAATCGGAGCGGAAAAATCAAAGCGCTGCTGCTCGACCAGAACCTGGTGGCGGGAATCGGCAACATCTATGCCGATGAAGTCTTGTTCCAGGCGGGGATTCACCCGGAGTGTGCCGGGCACAAGCTGACAAGGGAACAGTGCGAGCGGCTGCACCGGGCGATTGTCGACGTATTGTCCGCTTCGGTCGAACTGGGCGGTTCGTCGGTCAAATCGTATGTCAACGGATACGGAAAAACGGGCGGGTTTCAATATCGTTTGCAGGTGTACGGCAAAGAAAAGAGCCCATGCCCGAAATGCGGCAGCCTGATTGAAAAGATCCGCGTTGGCGGGCGTGGGACGCATTATTGCCCCGTCTGCCAGCCGAAGCAACGAACAACGGTCTGCAGGCGAGGCTGTGTCGCGACAGTGACCGGTTGA